A stretch of Mastomys coucha isolate ucsf_1 unplaced genomic scaffold, UCSF_Mcou_1 pScaffold3, whole genome shotgun sequence DNA encodes these proteins:
- the LOC116075237 gene encoding zinc finger protein 664-like yields the protein MLETYWNLTCIGYKWKDHDIEEYCQSSRRHGRYINSPSGYGKKQCTDLFPRTIRRCAVIPFVRRGGKCDTSLQVFGFPASVGIHQNTDIGEKPYEYKESGKSYVCSGSLCTHTIGKCYECSQCGKTLSSSSSLQRYDQIHMGKGSDKCEPSSKSLTHHGYLQIQKTTCNEEDLYVWNQYSKPSLQLHQRTHLEMKYHEYNQEDKAFAFHSHHQVGRTNTIEKNYEYNQWGKAFAYPSYLKLHERIHTGKNHYECKQCGKAFAYKSHFHKHERTHTGEKPYECNRCGKAFSSSSNLQRHERIHTGEKPYECNQCGKAFAYRNSLHIHERNHTGEKPYKCYQCGKDFASNSNLQIHRRIHTGEKPYQCYECGKHFSCNSHLQMHERIHTGEKPYKCNQCGKTFAYSSSFHMHERTHTGEKPYKCNHCGKAFAYCCHLQRHERCHTGEKPYECNQCGNAFAYLSSLHKHERTHADKKITKETNK from the exons atgctggaAACCTACTGGAACCTTACTTGTATAG GCTACAAATGGAAAGACCACGATATTGAAGAATATTGTCAAAGTTCTAGAAGACATGGAAG ATATATCAACTCTCCCTCTGGATATGGAAAGAAGCAGTgtactgatctctttcctagaacAATTAGAAGATGTGCAGTCATCCCCTTTGTGAGAAGAGGGGGTAAATGTGATACAAGTTTACAAGTCTTTGGTTTTCCAGCTTCAGTGGGAATACATCAAAATACTGACATTGGAGAAAAGCCCTATGAGTACAAGGAAAGTGGAAAATCTTATGTCTGTTCTGGTTCACTTTGCACTCATACTATAGGAAAATGTTATGAATGCAGTCAGTGTGGTAAAACTCTGAGTTCTTCCAGTTCTCTTCAAAGATATGACCAAATTCATATGGGAAAAGGAAGTGATAAGTGTGAGCCAAGTAGTAAAAGCTTAACCCATCACGGGTATCTTCAAATACAGAAGACAACCTGTAATGAAGAGGATCTCTATGTGTGGAATCAATATAGTAAACCCTCTTTACAATTACACCAAAGAACTCATTTGGAAATGAAATACCATGAATATAATCAAGAAGATAAAGCCTTTGCATTTCATAGTCATCATCAAGTAGGTAGAACTAAtactatagaaaaaaattatgaatataaCCAATGGGGTAAAGCTTTTGCATATCCCAGTTATCTTAAActacatgaaagaattcatactggaaaGAATCACTATGAATGTAAgcaatgtgggaaagcctttgcaTATAAAAGTCATTTTCACAAGCATGAAagaactcatactggagagaagccctatgaatgtaatcgatgtggtaaagccttttcatcTAGCAGTAATCTTCAAaggcatgaaagaattcatactggagaaaagccCTATGAGtgtaatcagtgtggtaaagcctttgcatatcGCAATAGTCTTCATATTCATGAAAGAaatcatactggagagaaaccttacaaatgttaTCAGTGTGGTAAAGACTTTGCAAGTAACAGTAATCTTCAAATACACagaagaattcatactggagagaaaccctatcaaTGTTATGAATGTGGTAAACATTTTTCATGTAACAGTCATCTTCAAatgcatgaaagaattcatactggagagaaaccctataaatgtaatcaatgtgggaAAACCTTTGCATATAGCAGCAGTTTTCACATGCATGAAagaactcatactggagagaaaccttataaatgtaatcactgtggtaaagcctttgcatattGCTGccatcttcaaagacatgaacggtgtcatactggagagaaaccctatgaatgtaatcagtgtggtaatGCCTTTGCATATCTCAGTAGTCTTCACAAGCATGAAAGAACTCATGCTGACAAAAAAATCACCAAGGAAACTAATAAATGA